A window of the Corythoichthys intestinalis isolate RoL2023-P3 chromosome 6, ASM3026506v1, whole genome shotgun sequence genome harbors these coding sequences:
- the LOC130917628 gene encoding bridge-like lipid transfer protein family member 2 isoform X2, whose translation MSLLLISFLTILLLAIVLSCIIFRWLVNTLAVRLAQTALNADLKIKSVGLFSIRGVSIQFHPLHTVEIDRIWISSKLLNKDLPRYLALCVGETRVRFDLQVPLGALTKRTSHGEKTEKISTRATRLRFLSQLLSFHISSVNVMVLNMALSESLWHMNVTCITLLLDHHNKRLAWDFSVGQLSSKVLKSSQLDICLAEVAFSLVLSGDVSLPEMKPGSLSLRVRTLMAELHEGLFLYPIPVTSRTTQDLPDEQMQDCLDPEFIQTEAVEKLHELVPCNANVEFDNTNVTLSMHSQKRHLNWTLKSLKVCYARDSEQLPLKSFTPELSFPQSGLELLLEDGLLLSQSRQRIVCVNTLKTSLQVTSMDISGSLAINTCIVHYRHQEFSHWFNLLPWGQLMHRKASRRKSPFDILPTLLFLRRLPHLNAPVMMMCSVSNLNVSVQLGDTTPFTLGFLSANAELQHLLDLKMTQNSPESRNVHQRASLNLDSFWWRVGQGSHIQQAPHPPGKHVWGEALILDSLSLQGSCNRASSELNGSPPSLSVESSLKGLQVELSEACALCLSRLLTVIYNLGQVKLSDDPTLPPPTSTLLQPTSTVPLLYKLDIHLQDVNVFTVSNLAGALSLRMDTVGVMCSAESSRVSLQGVCLYAIKMLTENTETCCPASQIAKPLVRLTAMVLCYYSSTNTLQVQCENDLAVIWTPPDHMFSYQHMTEALECWHLLCSKRREGCMIGPVEGDQKSLSLLLELGGTSVTVHVGEHNYILLHAEALSLSKHAGSVHARSPSLAFNFDGHDIISFNGLDLETHNELPEMQLHRNSFPSFTMPHNRVWVFTCPLLSVEFPYLYNFSETFDRAISVQKWLKTLHLLPGPLLSVEQRPPPDLVFKISQFSFIFLDDVFEIKLRDNYELMKDESKESAKRLQLLDKKVADLRKQHGELLPARKIEELYSSLEKKHIEIYIQRSRRLYANTPMRKSLLTWTMSELELVVLADQSLHGPERVREQLRDIDKISPFPREGLPLVVQWCRAVNFKLASFLVRIRDYPRYLFEIRDWSLSGRLIGTEQDGQARARRKETVLLGPPWGDVMVHRNIPPLKFYYDFKSNIGLYTIVWGPCWDPAWTQIGQSVDLLTKQTSDPSPLLAWWDKSRLLLHGHWVMDIDQANLHQLATEDPYNTTENLHWEWSKLNFDWNPGQFVFKGDLNVNVRTASKYDDICFLHLPNLCMTLDMQWLCHGNPHDHHAVTLCSAENIADVTSGQPHDSYRAFRSENLNLSITMDLNQHSGPESSQPRILLYSSTLRWMQNFWATWTSVSRPICRGKLFHSLRPVRKKLGQHYKQMSYTAAFPQLQVHYWASFAQQRGIQVECNKGHVFTRGAQRLIPQAGTVMRRLISEWNVTQMVSELSQVTVHLMASTWDETADHQINAQVNKTHLLSLSSLSYQRQSNRVEEDINSKDETNATYTHKLCLVDLRASWTTTNRNIAFGLYDGYKKASVLKRNLSTEALKGLRIDTQLQAKKLKRSPSTYSPTIAPATPVMPTLSRAEKTSHEGTSMLQKLIEETDKFVVFSEEDSGVSDQLCGIAACQTDDIYNRNWFIELVNCQMMLRGTETAGCVLVSAAKAQLQQCEHHPAWYNDTLKQKTTWTCLLDGMQYFATMETDPSEQEDRQLWLEVKNIEEHRQRNLDSVLELMESGQAVGGMVSTTTDWNQPAQVNEAQQVQRIISRCSCRMHYISYSHDINPELATQIKPPEMRNHHEKEDLLKKQAGAVDTFTLIHHDLEISTNPVQYAMILDIVNNLLLHVEPRRKEHSEKKQRVRFQLEISSNPEEQRSSILHLQEAVRQHLAQIRRLEKQIYSNNRTQPEDLSIDDLNEINMQLQNQLNQEKNDMQMKSEELNILIRCFKDFQLQRANKLELRKPPEDVSVARRTEIYFAQARWCLTEEDGQLGIAELELQRFMYSKLNKSDDTAEHLLELGWFTMNNLLPNAAYKVVLRPQSACQSGRQFALRIFSKVRPPVGGISVKEHFEVNVVPLTIQLMYQFFKRMMGFFFPGRNMEEEEVTDEEDKFRLVTTGIPVKTRQSSEDTMGPMGPSKSVTQGMNRSAGVRRSFRKPLEHPVDDIDKMKERAAMNNSFIYIKIPQVPLCVSYKGEKSSVDWKDLNLVLPCLEYHNNTWTWLDFAMAVKRDSRKALVAQMIKEKLRLKPAAGGSDPRGKTLDGKADSGVQQQQEEDEKARLLIGLSAADKNSGKKSIFSRRK comes from the exons ATGTCTCTTTTGCTCATTTCCTTCCTCACAATCCTGCTTCTTGCCATTGTGTTGTCATGCATCATATTCCG ATGGCTAGTCAACACCCTGGCAGTGCGACTCGCCCAGACAGCGCTGAATGCAGACTTGAAGATCAAATCAGTGGGACTGTTCTCCATCCGAGGAGTCAGTATCCAATTTCACCCGCTGCACACTGTG GAAATTGACCGAATATGGATTTCAAGCAAACTTCTGAACAAAGATTTACC GAGATACCTTGCATTGTGTGTGGGCGAAACGAGAGTTCGCTTTGACTTGCAAGTACCTCTTGGAGCACTGACAAAGAGGACAAGCCATGGGGAGAAAACAGAGAAAATTTCCACTAGAGCCACAAGACTTCGCTTCCTATCCCAA TTGCTATCATTCCACATCAGCTCAGTCAACGTGATGGTCCTGAACATGGCGCTGTCCGAGTCATTGTGGCACATGAACGTTACGTGCATCACGTTGCTGCTGGATCACCACAATAAGAG GCTAGCGTGGGACTTCTCGGTGGGACAACTAAGCAGCAAAGTTCTAaaaagcagccagctg GACATTTGTCTGGCCGAGGTGGCATTCAGCCTGGTATTGTCGGGCGACGTGAGCCTCCCTGAGATGAAGCCTGGCTCCTTGTCGCTGCGTGTCAGGACGCTGATGGCCGAGCTGCACGAGGGCCTCTTCCTCTACCCCATCCCGGTGACATCAAGGACAACTCAAGATCTGCCTGATGAGCAAATGCAAG attgccTGGACCCCGAATTCATTCAAACAGAAGCCGTGGAGAAGCTGCATGAGCTCGTTCCGTGCAATGCCAATGTGGAGTTTGAcaacacaaatgtgactttgtcaaTGCACAGCCAGAAAAG acatttgaaCTGGACGCTGAAGTCTTTAAAAGTTTGCTACGCTCGAGACAGTGAACAGCTTCCATTGAAGAGTTTCACCCCCGAGCTGAGCTTTCCCCAGAGCGGCCTGGAGCTCCTTCTGGAGG atggacttcttcTGTCACAAAGCCGGCAAAGAATTGTCTGTGTAAACACGCTCAAGACATCTTTGCAG GTCACATCCATGGACATATCTGGTTCCCTTGCCATCAATACTTGCATCGTCCACTATCGGCACCAGGAGTTCTCCCACTGGTTCAATTTGCTGCCATGGGGACAGTTGATGCACAGGAAGGCATCACGTCGAAAAAG TCCATTCGATATTTTGCCCACCCTCCTCTTCCTCAGGCGCTTACCCCACCTGAATGCACCTGTGATGATGATGTGCTCAGTGTCCAACCTTAATGTGTCGGTGCAGCTTGGAGACACCACGCCTTTCACCCTCGGCTTCCTCTCCGCCAACGCCG AACTGCAGCATCTTCTGGACTTAAAGATGACTCAAAACAGCCCAGAGTCTCGAAACGTACACCAGCGGGCCTCGTTAAACCTCGACAGCTTCTGGTGGCGAGTGGGCCAGGGCTCTCATATCCAGCAAGCCCCTCACCCTCCTGGCAAACACGTTTGGGGTGAAGCGCTCATTCTAGACTCCCTCAGTCTTCag GGGAGTTGTAATCGAGCCAGTAGCGAGTTGAATGGCAGCCCTCCGTCTCTGAGTGTGGAGTCCAGTCTAAAGGGACTCCAAGTGGAGCTGTCGGAGGCCTGTGCACTGTGTTTGTCTCGTCTTCTTACTGTCATTTACAATCTGGGTCAAGTGAAGCTGTCAGATGATCCCACACTGCCTCCCCCTACTTCCACCTTGCTGCAACCCACCTCAACCGTGCCTCTGCTTTACAAATTGGACATCCACTTGCAGGATGTTAATGTTTTTACAGTTTCTAACTTAGCAG GAGCTCTGTCTTTGCGGATGGATACAGTTGGAGTAATGTGCTCGGCCGAGAGCTCCCGGGTGTCGTTGCAGGGCGTTTGCTTGTATGCCATCAAGATGCTCACGGAGAACACAGAGACGTGCTGCCCTGCCTCTCAGATTGCCAAGCCCCTAGTCAGGCTTACTGCTATGGTGCTTTGTTACTACAGCAGCACCAACACGCTGCAG GTTCAGTGTGAAAATGATCTGGCTGTGATATGGACGCCCCCAGATCATATGTTTTCATATCAGCACATGACAGAAGCGCTGGAGTGCTGGCATCTTCTCTGCAGCAAACGAAGAGAAGGGTGCATGATTGGACCGGTTGAAGGTGATCAAAAAAGCTTGAGTCTGCTGTTGGAACTGGGCGGCACTAGCGTAACGGTTCACGTAGGGGAGCACAATTATATCCTCCTCCATGCCGAAGCGCTTTCCCTCTCCAAGCACGCCGGCTCAGTCCATGCGCGCTCGCCCTCCCTGGCATTCAATTTCGACGGCCATGATATCATCTCCTTTAATGGTTTGGACTTGGAGACACATAATGAGCTGCCGGAGATGCAGTTGCACAGGAACAGCTTCCCCTCTTTCACCATGCCTCACAACCGTGTCTGGGTTTTCACCTGCCCGCTCCTCTCTGTGGAGTTCCCGTACCTGTACAACTTCTCCGAAACCTTTGACAGAGCTATTAGCGTGCAAAAATGGTTGAAGACCCTGCATCTCCTGCCTGGCCCACTCTTGTCTGTCGAGCAGCGCCCACCGCCGGATCTTGTTTTCAAAATCAGCCAGTTCTCCTTCATCTTCCTGGACGACGTGTTTGAGATCAAACTGCGAGACAACTATGAGCTGATGAAGGACGAAAGCAAGGAGAGCGCTAAGCGTCTGCAGCTACTAGACAAGAAGGTGGCTGACCTACGTAAGCAGCACGGTGAGCTTCTCCCCGCCAGGAAGATTGAAGAACTGTACAGCTCACTGGAGAAGAAACATATCGAGATCTACATCCAGCGCTCGCGACGCCTCTACGCCAACACCCCAATGAGAAAGTCGCTGCTGACGTGGACCATGTCTGAACTAGAGCTGGTTGTCCTGGCTGATCAATCGCTTCACGGACCTGAGCGGGTCAGAGAGCAGCTGAGGGATATCGACAAGATCAGCCCGTTCCCCAGAGAGGGCCTTCCATTGGTTGTCCAGTGGTGCCGTGCTGTCAACTTCAAACTTGCTTCATTTTTGG TGAGAATTCGGGACTACCCGCGCTATCTTTTCGAGATCCGCGATTGGTCATTGTCAGGACGCCTGATTGGGACAGAGCAAGATGGACAAGCAAGGGCACGCCGAAAAGAAACCGTTCTACTTGGTCCGCCGTGGGGGGATGTGATGGTACACAGGAATATTCCTCCCCTCAAGTTCTACTATGACTTTAAAT CTAACATTGGCCTCTATACCATTGTTTGGGGGCCGTGTTGGGACCCGGCGTGGACTCAGATCGGCCAGTCTGTTGACCTGCTCACCAAACAGACGTCTGACCCTTCGCCACTGCTCGCCTGGTGGGACAAAAGTCGCCTATTGCTACATGGACACTGGGTAATGGACATTGACCAGGCCAATCTGCATCAACTTGCCACAGAG GACCCTTACAACACTACAGAGAACTTGCACTGGGAATGGAGCAAGCTCAACTTTGACTGGAACCCTGGCCAGTTTGTTTTTAAAGGAGATTTGAATGTCAACGTCAGGACAGCATCAAA ATATGACGACATCTGCTTTCTGCACCTGCCCAATTTGTGCATGACCCTCGACATGCAGTGGCTCTGCCATGGCAACCCTCACGATCACCATGCCGTCACACTCTGCTCTGCCGAGAACATTGCGGACGTGACCTCAGGACAGCCTCACGACTCCTACAGAGCATTCCGCTCGGAGAATCTCAACCTTTCAATCACCATGGACCTTAACCAGCATAGCGGTCCAG AATCAAGCCAGCCAAGAATCTTGCTGTACAGCAGTACTTTACGCTGGATGCAGAATTTTTGGGCCACTTGGACCAGTGTGTCACGCCCCATATGTAGAGGAAAGCTCTTTCACAGCCTCAGGCCGGTCCGTAAGAAGCTGGGTCAACATTACAAGCAGATGTCCTACACAGCTGCTTTCCCACAACTACAA GTCCACTATTGGGCGTCCTTTGCCCAGCAAAGAGGTATCCAAGTGGAGTGTAATAAAGGCCATGTCTTCACTCGAGGGGCTCAGAGACTAATTCCGCAGG CTGGCACCGTGATGAGGAGGTTGATCTCCGAATGGAATGTGACTCAGATGGTGAGTGAACTGTCGCAGGTGACTGTTCACCTGATGGCCTCCACGTGGGATGAGACTGCCGACCACCAGATCAATGCTCAAGTGAACAAGACCCACCTGCTCAGCTTGTCCTCACTGAGCTACCAGCGTCAGAGCAATCGCGTGGAAGAG GACATAAACTCAAAGGACGAGACCAACGCCACGTACACTCACAAGCTGTGCCTGGTGGACCTGCGCGCCTCCTGGACCACCACCAACAGGAACATTGCATTCGGGCTGTACGACGGTTACAAAAAGGCCTCAGTTCTGAAGAGAAACCTCTCCACTGAGGCGCTGAAGGGCCTCCGCATCGACACGCAGCTGCAGGCTAAGAAGCTGAAACGCTCGCCTTCAACATACTCCCCCACAATTGCCCCTGCCACACCGGTTATGCCCACCCTCAGTCGAGCGGAGAAAACTTCTCATGAGG GAACATCAATGCTCCAGAAGTTGATTGAGGAAACAGACAAGTTTGTGGTGTTTTCTGAAGAGGACTCTGGGGTCAGTGACCAGCTGTGTGGCATTGCGGCTTGCCAGACTGATGACATCTACAACCGCAACTGGTTTATTGAGTTGGTCAACTGCCAG ATGATGCTCCGTGGCACAGAGACAGCCGGCTGCGTCCTGGTGTCTGCAGCCAAGGCCCAGCTGCAGCAGTGTGAGCACCATCCAGCCTGGTACAACGACACTCTGAAGCAAAAGACCACCTGGACCTGTCTCCTGGACGGCATGCAGTACTTTGCCACCATGGAGACTGACCCATCAGAGCAGGAGGACAGGCAGCTTTGGTTGGAG GTGAAAAATATCGAGGAGCATCGACAGCGGAATCTTGACTCAGTGCTGGAGCTGATGGAGAGTGGCCAGGCTGTAGGTGGAATGGTTAGCACCACTACGG ACTGGAACCAGCCAGCGCAGGTAAATGAGGCCCAACAGGTTCAGCGCATCATCTCCCGCTGTAGCTGCCGAATGCACTACATCAGTTACAGCCATGACATCAACCCGGAGCTCGCCACGCAAATTAAACCGCCCGAAATGAGGAACCACCACGAGAAGGAAGACCTGCTAAAGAAACAGGCTG GTGCTGTGGACACGTTTACCCTCATTCACCACGACTTGGAGATATCGACCAATCCAGTTCAGTATGCCATGATCCTGGATATTGTGAACAACCTTTTGCTCCACGTGGAGCCCAGACGCAAG GAGCACAGTGAGAAGAAGCAGCGTGTTCGCTTCCAGCTGGAGATCTCGAGTAACCCTGAGGAGCAGCGCAGCAGCATTCTGCATCTCCAGGAAGCTGTCAGGCAACATTTGGCTCAAATAAGACGCCTGGAAAAGCAGATTTACTCCAACAATCGG ACTCAACCAGAAGATCTAAGCATTGACGATCTGAATGAGATCAACATGCAGCTGCAGAACCAGCTCAACCAGGAGAAGAATGACATGCAGATGAAGAGCGAAGAACTCAACATCCTCATCAG GTGCTTTAAGGACTTCCAACTGCAGCGGGCCAACAAGCTAGAGTTGCGCAAGCCGCCAGAGGACGTGAGCGTGGCAAGGAGGACTGAGATCTACTTTGCTCAGGCGCGCTGGTGTCTCACAGAGGAGGACGGACAGCTGGGAATTGCTGAGCTAGAACTACAGCGGTTCATGTACAGTAAA CTCAACAAGTCTGATGATACAGCAGAGCATCTGCTGGAGTTGGGCTGGTTCACCATGAACAATCTTCTGCCCAATGCAGCTTACAAA GTGGTGCTTCGTCCTCAGAGCGCCTGCCAATCAGGACGACAGTTTGCTCTGCGCATCTTCAGCAAAGTGCGTCCCCCCGTGGGTGGGATCTCTGTCAAGGAGCACTTTGAG GTGAACGTGGTGCCCCTCACGATCCAGCTCATGTACCAGTTCTTCAAAAGGATGATGGGATTCTTCTTCCCGGGGAGGaacatggaggaggaggaggtgacCGATGAGGAGGACAAGTTCCGACTTGTCACCACGG GTATCCCTGTGAAGACTCGTCAGTCCTCCGAGGACACCATGGGCCCAATGGGTCCCAGTAAAAGCGTGACCCAGGGGATGAACCGCAGTGCCGGCGTCAGGAGGTCCTTCAGGAAACCTCTTGAG cATCCAGTTGATGACATCGACAAAATGAAGGAGCGAGCAGCTATGAACAACTCCTTCATTTATATCAAGATTCCTCAAGTGCCGCTTTGTGTCAGTTATAAG